A single window of Granulibacter bethesdensis DNA harbors:
- the dps gene encoding DNA starvation/stationary phase protection protein Dps, which yields MPDSNITKAKSHAAPTHKNHVDLQSNARKVSIELLNARLADAIDTALILKQAHWNIKGPQFIGVHELLDTLRTQVDDLVDKFAERVAALGGTAFGTLQTVSAATSLPPYPTDIYTIKDHVVALVERFGLLANAVRKNIDDTDEAGDAGTSDLFTEASRAFDKSLWFLEAHIQEPSGF from the coding sequence ATGCCGGATTCCAATATCACGAAGGCGAAAAGCCACGCCGCCCCGACTCACAAAAATCACGTCGACCTTCAGTCCAATGCTCGCAAAGTCTCTATCGAGCTGCTGAACGCTCGTCTGGCGGATGCCATTGATACCGCGCTGATCCTGAAACAGGCTCATTGGAACATCAAAGGTCCGCAATTCATCGGCGTACATGAACTGCTTGATACCCTGCGTACCCAGGTGGATGATCTGGTAGACAAATTCGCTGAACGCGTCGCAGCCCTCGGCGGCACCGCCTTTGGCACCCTTCAGACAGTCAGCGCCGCAACCTCCCTGCCTCCCTATCCAACGGATATCTATACGATCAAAGATCACGTGGTCGCGCTGGTAGAACGGTTCGGTCTGCTGGCCAATGCGGTCCGTAAAAATATCGACGATACCGATGAAGCCGGTGATGCGGGCACCTCCGACCTGTTCACCGAAGCTTCCCGCGCCTTCGACAAATCTCTCTGGTTCCTGGAAGCCCATATTCAGGAGCCAAGCGGCTTCTGA
- the dapD gene encoding 2,3,4,5-tetrahydropyridine-2,6-dicarboxylate N-succinyltransferase: MSIDSLRDSIDRLWENREGLSSATTGEARDAVEEALRLLDSGQARVAEPKTEGGWAVNQWLKKAVLLSFRLTDSTPAPGFGPVASYDKVPLKFEGWDQARFAQGGFRVVPGAVVRRSAYIAPGVVLMPSFVNVGAYVDSGTMIDTWATVGSCAQVGKNCHISGGTGIGGVLEPLQAGPVVIEDNVFIGARSEVAEGVVVEQGSVISMGVFIGASTKIIDRATGEVLYGRVPAYSVVVPGSLPGKPLPDGTPGPSLACAVIVKRVDERTRSKTSINELLRA, encoded by the coding sequence ATGAGCATCGACAGCCTGCGTGACAGTATTGATCGCCTTTGGGAAAACCGGGAGGGTCTGTCCTCCGCTACGACAGGTGAGGCACGGGACGCGGTCGAAGAAGCTCTGCGTTTGCTCGATTCCGGCCAGGCGCGCGTGGCGGAGCCGAAGACAGAGGGTGGCTGGGCGGTCAATCAGTGGCTGAAGAAGGCGGTGCTGCTGTCTTTCCGTCTGACCGATTCTACCCCGGCTCCGGGATTCGGTCCGGTGGCCTCCTATGACAAGGTGCCGCTGAAGTTCGAAGGCTGGGATCAGGCTCGCTTCGCTCAGGGCGGTTTCCGTGTCGTCCCTGGCGCAGTCGTGCGCCGCAGTGCGTATATCGCGCCGGGCGTCGTGCTGATGCCGAGCTTCGTGAATGTCGGCGCCTATGTCGACAGCGGCACGATGATCGATACCTGGGCAACGGTCGGAAGCTGTGCCCAGGTGGGCAAAAACTGCCATATCAGTGGCGGCACCGGCATCGGTGGCGTGCTGGAGCCGTTGCAGGCCGGTCCGGTGGTGATTGAGGACAACGTGTTCATCGGCGCCCGGTCCGAGGTTGCGGAAGGCGTGGTTGTGGAGCAAGGCAGCGTGATTTCGATGGGCGTGTTTATCGGCGCGTCCACCAAGATCATCGACCGTGCGACTGGTGAGGTTCTGTATGGCCGGGTTCCAGCCTATTCTGTGGTTGTTCCCGGCTCCCTTCCCGGCAAGCCGCTGCCGGATGGCACGCCCGGTCCTTCTCTGGCCTGTGCGGTGATCGTGAAGCGGGTGGATGAGCGCACCCGTTCCAAGACCTCGATCAACGAACTGCTGCGCGCCTGA
- the dapE gene encoding succinyl-diaminopimelate desuccinylase, with the protein MSDPLALAQALMRCPSVTPLDAGAQSVLAEALTAQGFTVTPLPFGDIANFYAKRVGTGSGPHLCFAGHTDVVPLGDAPWSVDAFAGEVHDGVLIGRGACDMKGAIASFVAACAACPDHPGTISLLITGDEEGVATDGTVRVLDWMRQAGEIPDFCVVGEPTNPGRLGEVIKIGRRGSLNATLTVRGRQGHVAYPHRADNPLPRLVAALHALTTTRLDDGMEGFEPSSLQLTTVDVGNPATNVIPEQAQARLNIRFNPLHRGDDLARWLRGIAQDHAPDAVIDIAISGEAFVTDPDRDPRPGASHGIAALRMAIQRITGLSPRLDTGGGTSDARFITHLCPVVEFGLVGATMHQRDEAVAVQDLRDLTRIYEALLDFYLGKDGA; encoded by the coding sequence ATGTCTGATCCTTTGGCGCTGGCACAGGCGCTGATGCGTTGTCCCTCCGTCACGCCGCTTGATGCAGGGGCGCAGTCCGTGCTGGCAGAAGCTCTGACGGCGCAGGGCTTTACGGTGACCCCGTTGCCATTCGGGGATATTGCCAATTTCTATGCCAAACGGGTCGGCACAGGGTCCGGCCCGCATCTCTGCTTTGCCGGGCATACGGATGTCGTGCCGCTCGGTGATGCACCATGGAGCGTGGATGCCTTCGCCGGCGAGGTGCATGACGGTGTTCTGATTGGCCGTGGTGCCTGCGACATGAAAGGCGCGATCGCCAGCTTCGTCGCCGCCTGTGCTGCCTGTCCGGATCATCCCGGCACGATCAGCCTGCTGATCACCGGGGATGAGGAGGGGGTTGCCACTGATGGCACCGTGCGCGTACTCGATTGGATGCGGCAGGCCGGAGAAATCCCGGATTTCTGCGTGGTGGGGGAGCCGACCAATCCGGGTCGTCTTGGTGAGGTCATCAAGATCGGCAGGCGCGGCAGTCTGAATGCCACGCTGACTGTGCGCGGACGGCAGGGTCATGTCGCCTATCCGCATCGGGCCGATAACCCTCTGCCCCGGCTGGTGGCGGCACTGCACGCCCTGACCACCACGCGGCTGGATGACGGCATGGAGGGGTTTGAGCCTTCTTCATTGCAACTGACGACGGTGGATGTCGGTAATCCAGCCACCAATGTCATTCCGGAGCAGGCCCAGGCACGGTTGAATATCCGCTTCAATCCGTTGCATCGCGGTGATGACCTGGCGAGATGGCTGCGCGGAATCGCGCAGGATCATGCGCCGGATGCGGTGATCGATATCGCTATTTCCGGTGAGGCTTTCGTTACGGACCCTGATCGCGATCCCCGCCCCGGCGCCAGCCATGGTATCGCAGCGTTGCGGATGGCGATCCAGCGCATTACCGGCCTGTCGCCCCGGCTGGATACGGGGGGAGGGACATCGGATGCGCGGTTCATTACTCATCTGTGCCCTGTCGTGGAGTTCGGTCTGGTCGGGGCCACCATGCATCAGCGGGACGAGGCAGTTGCGGTGCAGGATCTGCGGGATTTGACCAGAATTTATGAAGCCCTGCTGGATTTCTATCTCGGAAAGGACGGCGCATGA
- the truA gene encoding tRNA pseudouridine(38-40) synthase TruA translates to MGFPDPQPGWTRYALRIEYDGTPFIGWQRQGTDDSAMAQGRAVSVQWVLEQAAARLARGEAVSSIVAGRTDAGVHAKAQVAQIDLPTPFHPERVREALNFHMKPYPVAVLEAAYAPDGWNARFSAIGRSYRYLILNRRARPALMEGRVWHVAQPLDADAMDRAAKHLLGRHDFTSFRAAACQAKSPLRTLDRLDVRRDGDLITIITEARSFLHHQVRNMVGTLKLVGDGRWKAEHVAAALAARDRTKAGPTAPPDGLALTGVVYEQDPFL, encoded by the coding sequence ATGGGTTTTCCTGACCCCCAACCCGGCTGGACCCGCTACGCGCTGCGGATCGAGTATGACGGCACACCCTTTATCGGCTGGCAGCGACAGGGCACGGATGACAGCGCAATGGCTCAAGGACGGGCTGTTTCCGTGCAATGGGTGCTGGAACAGGCCGCTGCCCGACTGGCGCGGGGGGAAGCCGTCTCCAGTATTGTGGCGGGCCGAACCGATGCGGGGGTGCATGCAAAGGCTCAGGTTGCGCAGATCGACCTTCCCACCCCCTTCCACCCTGAGCGCGTGCGGGAAGCGCTGAACTTCCACATGAAGCCTTATCCGGTGGCGGTTCTGGAGGCTGCTTACGCACCCGACGGCTGGAATGCCCGTTTTTCAGCGATTGGCCGCTCCTATCGTTATTTGATTCTCAACCGGCGTGCGCGGCCAGCCCTGATGGAAGGACGCGTCTGGCATGTGGCCCAGCCACTGGATGCCGATGCCATGGATCGAGCAGCCAAGCATCTGCTGGGGCGTCACGATTTTACCTCGTTCCGTGCCGCAGCCTGTCAGGCCAAAAGCCCGCTGCGTACGCTGGACCGGCTGGATGTGCGCCGGGATGGTGATCTCATCACGATCATCACAGAAGCCCGCAGCTTTTTGCATCATCAGGTACGCAACATGGTGGGAACATTGAAACTGGTCGGCGATGGACGCTGGAAAGCAGAGCATGTTGCCGCCGCGCTCGCCGCGCGTGACCGCACCAAAGCCGGACCAACCGCACCACCGGACGGGCTGGCCCTGACCGGGGTGGTCTATGAACAGGATCCGTTTCTGTAA
- the fmt gene encoding methionyl-tRNA formyltransferase, translated as MAERLTLAFMGSPDFSVPALHALHQAGHHIAAVYTQPPRPAGRGHRLTLCPVHRAAEALGLEVRHPSRLKNEADEHEAFRALNLDAAVVAAYGLILPQAMLDTPQRGCLNIHASLLPRWRGASPIQSAILAGDTESGVTIMRMEEGLDTGPMLLKRAVSITETTTTPELHDALATAGAEAILHVLETQPNGESQDDALACYAPKLSRADGLLDWSQPAAVLARRVRALNPWPGTFSGGLKILAAHAIANVSGLPGTVISNGDHTLLIACGDGALCLDKVQKPGRPALDAAAFLRGHKLPTGTRLDEHGFS; from the coding sequence ATGGCGGAACGCCTGACCCTCGCATTCATGGGCAGTCCGGATTTCTCGGTCCCCGCATTGCATGCCCTGCATCAAGCCGGACACCATATTGCCGCCGTCTATACTCAGCCCCCACGTCCGGCAGGGCGGGGCCACCGTTTGACCCTCTGCCCGGTGCATCGCGCAGCGGAGGCGCTCGGGCTGGAAGTCCGCCACCCGTCACGGCTGAAGAACGAAGCTGATGAGCATGAGGCTTTCCGGGCGCTGAACCTTGATGCTGCGGTGGTGGCGGCCTACGGGTTGATCCTGCCACAGGCGATGCTGGATACGCCGCAGCGGGGCTGCCTGAACATTCATGCCAGCCTGCTGCCGCGCTGGCGTGGCGCCTCCCCGATACAGAGCGCTATTCTCGCGGGCGACACCGAAAGCGGCGTTACCATCATGCGCATGGAAGAAGGCCTCGACACCGGTCCGATGCTGCTGAAGCGCGCAGTATCGATCACCGAAACCACAACCACCCCAGAACTGCATGATGCCCTTGCAACAGCGGGAGCCGAAGCGATCCTGCATGTGCTGGAGACCCAGCCGAACGGAGAAAGTCAGGATGATGCTCTTGCCTGCTATGCCCCCAAGCTGAGCCGCGCTGATGGCTTGCTGGACTGGTCCCAGCCTGCCGCCGTGCTGGCCAGGCGCGTGCGGGCGCTCAATCCATGGCCGGGAACATTCAGTGGTGGTCTCAAGATTCTCGCAGCTCATGCAATAGCAAATGTCTCCGGCTTACCCGGCACCGTGATCAGCAACGGAGATCACACCCTGCTGATCGCCTGTGGGGATGGTGCGCTTTGCCTCGACAAGGTGCAGAAACCGGGCCGCCCGGCACTGGATGCCGCCGCGTTCCTGCGGGGCCACAAACTGCCGACGGGCACCAGGCTGGATGAGCATGGGTTTTCCTGA
- the def gene encoding peptide deformylase, which produces MSETRTAELLPILIAPHKTLKTRARLVTAGDASLIRDLVPRMFATMYKAPGIGLAAPQIDSLLRLAVVDVSPDDQKAPLVLINPEIIARSEEMATREEGCLSLPNQYADVTRPARIKLRYEDLDGSRREMEADDLLATCIQHEIDHLDGILFVDHLSTLKRNMLMRRLAKEQRQNSGG; this is translated from the coding sequence ATGTCAGAGACCCGCACGGCAGAGCTGCTGCCCATCCTTATTGCTCCGCACAAGACGCTGAAAACACGCGCCCGCCTCGTCACGGCCGGAGACGCCTCTCTCATACGTGATCTGGTGCCACGCATGTTCGCGACGATGTACAAAGCTCCCGGCATCGGCCTTGCCGCACCGCAGATTGATAGTCTGTTACGGCTGGCAGTGGTGGATGTGTCCCCGGATGATCAGAAAGCGCCGCTGGTGCTGATCAATCCGGAAATCATTGCCCGCAGCGAGGAAATGGCCACCCGTGAAGAAGGATGCCTGTCGCTGCCCAACCAGTATGCGGATGTCACCCGCCCGGCGCGAATCAAGCTGCGCTATGAGGATCTGGATGGCAGCAGACGAGAAATGGAGGCTGACGACCTCCTCGCCACCTGCATCCAGCATGAGATCGACCATCTGGACGGCATCCTGTTCGTAGATCATCTCTCCACTCTGAAACGCAACATGTTGATGCGCCGCCTTGCCAAGGAGCAGCGCCAGAACAGCGGGGGCTGA
- a CDS encoding Hsp20 family protein — protein MSTRLFTSPMFLGFDHLEQMLERASKNTSDGYPPYNIEQFSQSELRITLAVAGFSMDELQITQEDNQLVIRGRQADDSQGRVFLHRGIAARQFQRAFVLAEGIEIKGAWMDNGLLHIDIARPQPETKIRTIPIRSPSTPVAPIVERISNGQ, from the coding sequence GTGTCAACCCGACTGTTTACTTCCCCCATGTTTCTGGGGTTCGATCATCTGGAACAAATGCTGGAACGTGCGTCCAAAAACACGTCAGACGGCTATCCTCCCTATAATATCGAGCAGTTCAGCCAGTCAGAGCTCCGTATCACCCTTGCCGTGGCCGGCTTCAGCATGGACGAGTTGCAGATCACACAGGAGGATAACCAGCTCGTCATTCGCGGGCGTCAGGCCGATGATAGTCAGGGCCGGGTTTTCCTGCATCGCGGCATCGCTGCCAGACAGTTCCAGCGTGCCTTCGTGCTCGCCGAGGGAATTGAAATTAAAGGTGCGTGGATGGATAACGGGTTGCTGCATATTGACATTGCGAGGCCTCAGCCGGAGACAAAAATCCGCACCATTCCTATCCGTAGTCCCAGCACACCCGTTGCCCCCATTGTCGAGCGTATTTCGAACGGACAATAA
- a CDS encoding DUF1150 family protein yields MAHPSFRPSRDIPADSMMSDATGMFDIRRISPKEFAMLGVSQVAYIKPVIVDGNSLFAIHAADGTAMALADECAAAVEAIQDHDMVPAYIH; encoded by the coding sequence ATGGCTCATCCTAGCTTTCGTCCCAGCCGTGATATTCCGGCAGATTCCATGATGTCGGACGCCACTGGCATGTTCGATATTCGCCGTATTTCACCCAAGGAATTCGCCATGCTCGGCGTTTCCCAGGTTGCCTATATCAAGCCTGTCATTGTCGATGGAAATTCTCTCTTTGCGATCCATGCGGCGGATGGAACCGCAATGGCATTGGCAGATGAATGCGCTGCGGCTGTTGAAGCCATTCAGGATCACGATATGGTGCCGGCTTACATTCATTGA
- the hpf gene encoding ribosome hibernation-promoting factor, HPF/YfiA family: MHITVSGKQIDLSDALQERVASQLDTISRKYFDQALEAQVTFSRLRSFFICDINLHAGRGLVLRGEGEAADANGAFDDAAEHIAKRLRRYRRRMNAHARDMTHRKKPELAREYILREEDESAVPDALAKHDDALSETYATVVAEAPTDINILSVRDAVMHMDLADQPVMMFRNSATGTLNVVYRRTDGHVGWIDTQSGNPG; encoded by the coding sequence ATGCATATTACGGTTTCCGGCAAGCAGATCGATCTTTCCGACGCCCTGCAGGAGCGCGTTGCCAGTCAGCTCGATACCATCAGCCGAAAATACTTCGATCAGGCACTGGAGGCTCAGGTCACCTTCAGCCGCCTGCGCAGTTTTTTCATCTGTGATATCAATCTGCATGCAGGACGAGGCTTGGTCCTGCGTGGCGAAGGCGAAGCCGCTGACGCAAATGGTGCTTTCGATGATGCCGCCGAACATATTGCCAAACGCCTGCGCCGTTATCGCCGCCGTATGAACGCACATGCGCGGGATATGACTCATCGCAAAAAACCCGAGCTGGCGCGTGAATACATTCTGCGCGAGGAAGACGAGAGCGCTGTTCCAGACGCTCTGGCCAAGCATGATGACGCTCTTTCAGAAACCTACGCCACAGTGGTTGCCGAGGCCCCCACCGACATCAACATCCTTTCGGTACGGGATGCCGTGATGCATATGGACCTTGCGGATCAGCCGGTTATGATGTTCCGTAACAGCGCCACTGGTACTCTCAACGTTGTCTACCGACGTACGGATGGGCATGTCGGCTGGATTGATACGCAATCGGGCAACCCCGGCTGA
- a CDS encoding RNA polymerase sigma-54 factor produces the protein MALGSAYGTGIGPRLDLRQSQSLVMTPQLRQAIKLLQFNNMEVAAFIEEELERNPLLERDESTELIQERPALDQTGPEPDFLDSAEAASSDQLIPDGGVLDIDPGSLYDDPGETTSFLSGQSTSNRTNSFDNSPFDVISQRLEYRPSLREQLAEQLRLCFASPQDRLIGAHLIAQLDAAGRLSMPPAAIARALNCPLPHLESIRTAMRYFDPPGLFCLDLKECLTTQLQAFNRYDPAMAILLEHLDLLAQRNHRRLMSLCRVDAEDLAGMIDDIKRCNPKPGAGFDSDLPQTIIPDVLMSRRPATARDEDDDPLSSPLLLDVAIAGDWLIELNPETMPRVLVNMGGLTRFARRSMSRDDRSFIKDKLNTAHWLVKSLQQRSQTILRVSAEIVRQQQAFFRHGVSHLKPLILRDIAEAVDMHESTVSRVTANKYIATPRGTLELKYFFTTAISGADGENFSAEAIRHRIRTLIDQEPASDVLSDDALVTHLKQEGIDIARRTVAKYREALRIPSSVQRKREKAILA, from the coding sequence ATGGCGCTTGGCTCAGCTTACGGTACGGGCATCGGCCCTCGGCTTGATCTTCGCCAGTCCCAGTCTCTGGTGATGACGCCACAGCTGCGTCAAGCTATCAAGCTGCTCCAGTTCAATAATATGGAAGTAGCCGCTTTTATCGAGGAAGAACTGGAGCGCAATCCCTTGCTGGAGCGCGATGAAAGCACGGAACTGATACAGGAACGACCAGCCCTCGATCAGACTGGACCGGAACCGGATTTTCTCGATAGCGCCGAAGCCGCCAGTTCAGACCAGTTGATACCCGATGGCGGGGTCCTGGATATCGATCCCGGCTCCCTCTACGACGATCCAGGAGAAACCACGTCTTTTCTCTCCGGCCAATCAACCAGCAACCGCACGAATTCTTTCGATAACAGCCCGTTCGACGTCATCAGCCAGCGGCTTGAATACCGGCCCAGCCTGAGGGAGCAACTGGCCGAACAACTGCGTCTGTGTTTTGCAAGCCCACAGGACCGTCTGATCGGTGCACATCTGATAGCCCAGCTTGATGCGGCGGGCCGACTGAGCATGCCTCCCGCCGCGATTGCCAGGGCCCTGAACTGCCCACTGCCTCATCTGGAAAGCATTCGCACGGCGATGCGCTATTTCGATCCGCCGGGACTGTTCTGTCTGGATCTGAAAGAGTGTCTGACAACACAGTTACAGGCCTTCAACCGCTATGACCCTGCCATGGCCATTCTGCTGGAGCATCTCGATCTACTGGCCCAGCGGAATCACAGGCGATTGATGAGCCTGTGCAGGGTAGATGCGGAAGATCTGGCAGGCATGATCGACGATATTAAACGCTGTAACCCCAAACCGGGTGCCGGTTTCGACTCCGACCTGCCACAGACCATCATCCCGGACGTGCTGATGTCCCGCCGCCCCGCCACTGCCCGCGATGAGGATGACGATCCGCTCTCCTCCCCGCTGTTGCTTGATGTCGCGATTGCCGGCGACTGGCTGATTGAGCTGAATCCAGAAACCATGCCCCGCGTGCTGGTGAATATGGGCGGCCTTACCAGATTCGCACGCCGGTCTATGAGCCGGGATGATCGCTCCTTTATCAAGGATAAATTAAATACGGCTCACTGGCTGGTGAAATCTCTGCAACAAAGGTCGCAGACCATTCTGCGCGTATCGGCGGAGATCGTCCGACAGCAGCAGGCTTTTTTCCGCCATGGCGTCAGTCATCTCAAACCCCTGATCCTACGCGATATTGCAGAGGCGGTGGACATGCATGAAAGCACCGTGAGCCGTGTCACCGCGAATAAATACATCGCCACCCCTCGCGGAACGCTGGAATTGAAATATTTCTTCACCACCGCCATCAGCGGCGCAGACGGGGAGAATTTCAGTGCGGAAGCCATTCGCCACCGGATCAGAACGCTGATCGATCAGGAGCCGGCCAGCGATGTTCTCTCCGATGACGCCCTGGTCACACATTTGAAACAGGAGGGTATAGACATCGCCCGCAGAACAGTGGCCAAATACCGGGAAGCGTTGCGCATCCCCAGTTCGGTGCAGCGCAAAAGGGAGAAAGCGATACTGGCCTGA
- the lptB gene encoding LPS export ABC transporter ATP-binding protein encodes MSMNEQPSTSSLAAEPTSASGHDHGAQGSGYKARVDPAKITHGLAAIGVGKTYKKRPVVRNVSVFVQRGEAVGLLGPNGAGKTTTFYMIVGLVRPDTGSIQLDGSDITGLPMYRRACLGIGYLPQEASIFRGLNVEQNIMAALEVVESNRTTREHMLAELLSEFGIGHLRRTPALALSGGERRRLEIARALATQPGYILLDEPLAGIDPIAVGEIRDLVGHLKQRGIGVLITDHNVRETLEVIDRAYILHGGQLLMEGAPYEVVQHEGVRRVYLGESFSL; translated from the coding sequence ATGAGCATGAACGAGCAACCTTCCACCTCCAGCCTTGCCGCAGAACCCACTTCCGCCTCCGGACACGATCACGGGGCGCAGGGGAGCGGATACAAAGCAAGGGTCGATCCAGCTAAAATCACGCATGGGCTTGCGGCCATCGGTGTTGGCAAGACCTACAAGAAACGCCCTGTCGTGCGGAACGTCTCGGTCTTCGTCCAGCGCGGCGAGGCTGTGGGGCTGCTGGGGCCGAATGGGGCTGGCAAAACCACCACCTTCTATATGATCGTCGGCCTCGTGCGACCTGATACCGGCTCGATCCAGCTTGATGGCAGCGATATTACCGGCCTGCCCATGTATCGGCGTGCCTGTCTGGGCATCGGCTATCTCCCGCAGGAAGCCAGCATCTTTCGTGGGCTGAATGTCGAGCAGAACATCATGGCCGCTCTGGAGGTTGTCGAAAGCAACCGCACGACCCGCGAGCATATGCTCGCGGAGCTGTTGTCCGAGTTTGGCATCGGCCATCTGCGGCGTACCCCCGCCCTGGCCCTGTCAGGCGGAGAACGACGCCGACTGGAAATTGCCCGTGCCCTGGCGACCCAACCTGGCTATATCCTGCTGGATGAGCCGCTTGCAGGCATTGATCCCATCGCGGTGGGCGAAATCCGTGACCTGGTCGGTCATCTGAAGCAACGCGGCATTGGCGTGTTGATCACGGACCACAATGTGCGTGAAACTTTGGAAGTCATTGATCGCGCCTATATCCTGCATGGGGGACAGTTGCTGATGGAAGGCGCACCCTATGAGGTGGTGCAGCATGAAGGCGTCCGCCGCGTCTATCTGGGTGAAAGTTTCTCTCTCTGA
- a CDS encoding LptA/OstA family protein, translating into MTIRAVLLTTALAIGLPGIALAQSLDLSHGGPVQVTAQDGIDWRQQEKEVVARGNAVAIRDNVTVRADTLIAHYRKKETPDQKPASPTPAKTSANPADESGANEIYRLEAVGNVHIYTDTDQAWGDRAIYDMDQAILLLTGKKLKLTTPQDVLTARDSLEYWAQKRMSVARGDAVLTTNDGKRIKADTLVGYSTEQSSDAKTAPQPKPTAQDAKKSTDPASAAGKLQRAEAYGNVEIRTPTETAYGDRGVYVPDTGIARLIGHVRITRGQNQVNGAAADVNLKTGISTLLSARDSRVQGMIVPSETGSEKPASSAAPKKDKTR; encoded by the coding sequence ATGACCATTCGTGCGGTTCTTCTGACCACCGCGCTGGCAATCGGCCTGCCCGGCATCGCCTTGGCCCAGAGTCTTGACCTGTCTCATGGCGGGCCGGTGCAGGTCACGGCGCAAGATGGAATCGACTGGAGGCAGCAGGAAAAGGAAGTGGTGGCCCGCGGCAATGCCGTGGCAATCCGTGACAATGTGACGGTCCGCGCCGATACGCTGATCGCCCATTACAGAAAAAAAGAAACCCCCGATCAGAAGCCTGCTAGCCCCACGCCCGCCAAAACCTCTGCCAATCCGGCCGATGAGAGCGGTGCCAACGAGATTTATCGGCTTGAAGCGGTCGGCAACGTTCACATCTACACCGACACTGATCAGGCCTGGGGCGATCGTGCGATCTACGACATGGACCAGGCCATTCTGCTGTTGACCGGGAAGAAGCTTAAACTCACGACGCCACAGGATGTGCTGACTGCCCGCGATAGTCTGGAATATTGGGCGCAAAAGCGCATGTCCGTTGCGCGCGGCGACGCCGTGCTGACAACCAACGATGGTAAACGCATCAAGGCTGATACCTTGGTAGGCTACAGCACAGAGCAATCCTCGGATGCGAAAACCGCCCCACAGCCTAAACCTACTGCCCAGGATGCGAAAAAAAGCACTGATCCCGCTTCTGCGGCTGGCAAGCTCCAGCGCGCTGAGGCCTACGGCAATGTCGAGATCCGCACCCCTACGGAGACAGCTTATGGCGATCGCGGCGTCTATGTGCCGGATACCGGCATTGCCCGTCTGATCGGCCATGTGCGCATCACTCGCGGCCAGAATCAGGTCAATGGAGCTGCTGCGGATGTGAATTTGAAGACGGGCATTTCAACCCTGCTCTCTGCCCGGGACAGTCGCGTGCAAGGCATGATCGTCCCCAGTGAAACGGGCAGTGAAAAGCCCGCATCCTCAGCAGCGCCCAAAAAAGACAAGACGCGATGA
- the lptC gene encoding LPS export ABC transporter periplasmic protein LptC: MNTSQPLTMQDKPRLTQTAPLKRAKVPSPRRIAQRHRMVMAVKYLLPATAALLLTMLAIWPEIDREVDAARVTYRRLTATASSGTRLTGATYRGVDEQNRPYTVTAHAAEQVDQERINLAQPKADATLQNGNWLMVQSKKGTYLQHLGMLDMTGDVTLYRDDGTVMTSQTASLNMHHGAVSSSDKVSVEGPFGTLDASHGFTLLDRGNTMQFHGPSRMVLNAARPTGTTQAKTAP; the protein is encoded by the coding sequence ATGAATACCAGCCAACCCCTTACTATGCAGGACAAACCTCGCCTCACCCAGACCGCTCCGCTCAAAAGGGCCAAGGTGCCTTCCCCCCGAAGGATTGCGCAACGCCACCGCATGGTCATGGCTGTCAAATATCTTCTCCCAGCAACGGCCGCTCTGCTGTTGACGATGCTGGCAATCTGGCCGGAAATCGACCGGGAAGTTGATGCCGCCCGTGTCACCTATCGACGCCTTACGGCCACCGCTTCCAGCGGAACGCGGCTCACCGGCGCCACCTATCGCGGCGTGGATGAGCAGAACCGTCCCTATACCGTGACCGCGCATGCGGCCGAACAGGTTGATCAGGAACGGATCAATCTGGCCCAGCCAAAAGCAGACGCCACATTGCAGAACGGCAACTGGTTGATGGTGCAGTCAAAAAAAGGCACTTATCTGCAACATCTGGGTATGCTGGACATGACCGGTGACGTAACGTTGTACCGGGATGACGGGACAGTCATGACATCCCAGACGGCCTCCCTCAACATGCATCATGGCGCCGTTTCCTCCAGCGACAAGGTCAGCGTCGAAGGTCCGTTTGGCACACTTGATGCCAGCCATGGCTTCACCTTACTGGATCGGGGCAATACCATGCAGTTTCATGGCCCTTCCCGAATGGTCCTTAATGCGGCCAGACCAACCGGCACCACGCAGGCGAAAACAGCCCCATGA